One part of the Rhodococcus oxybenzonivorans genome encodes these proteins:
- a CDS encoding NADH-quinone oxidoreductase subunit G has product MPASAASKDAPPVPTNEVSLVIDGVDLRVPKGTLVIRAAELAGIQIPRFCDHPLLDPVGACRQCLVDVEGQRKPLASCTTTVTDGMVVRTQLTSAAADKAQKGVMELLLINHPLDCPVCDKGGECPLQNQAMSNGRTESRFEEVKRTFPKPIPLSSQVLLDRERCVLCARCTRFSQQVAGDPFIELQERGALQQVGIYAKEPFESYFSGNTVQICPVGALTGAAYRFRARPFDLVSSPSVCEHCSSGCAQRTDHRRGKVLRRLAGDDPQVNEEWNCDKGRWAFTYATESDRLTTPLIRDDTGALVPASWPEALAVAARGLAAARGNAGVLVGGRATVEDAYAYAKFARVALDSNDIDFRIRAHSVEEAEFLAARVAGRGLEVTYDDLEKAPAVLLVAFEPEEESPIIFLRLRKAVRKSGHSVYSMAPFTTRSLTKMSGRLLRAVPGEEAALLDALASHPETRLDEQGAALAEALRQPGAVILVGERLATVPGGLSAAARLADTTGARLAWVPRRAGERGAVDAGALPTLLPGGRPLDDPESRRQVAEMWNVPELPSTPGRGTAEILAAAAAGTLGALVIAGVEVSDLPDPRAALSAVEAADFVVSLELRSSEVTERADVVFPVAPVVEKPGTFLDWEGRPRVFEAALRGTGAMPDQRVLDALASEMNIRLGLPDAAAARAELGRLDRWDGERPAGPAYSPLAVSQPGPGEAVLASWRMLLDSGRLQDGEPHLAGTARTPVVRLSAASAAEIGAAEGSSVTVSTDRGSVTLPLVVTDLPDRVVWLPLNSPESAVFRQLAAPMGSVVRVANAVGAEATRSSPTNAPEEVS; this is encoded by the coding sequence GTGCCTGCGAGCGCAGCGAGCAAAGATGCACCCCCAGTGCCCACGAACGAGGTGAGCCTTGTCATCGACGGCGTCGATCTCAGAGTTCCCAAGGGCACGTTGGTAATTCGTGCCGCCGAGCTGGCCGGTATCCAGATTCCGCGATTCTGTGATCACCCGCTGCTCGATCCCGTGGGCGCCTGCCGACAGTGTCTGGTCGACGTGGAGGGGCAGCGGAAGCCGTTGGCCTCCTGCACGACCACCGTCACCGACGGCATGGTGGTTCGCACTCAGCTCACCTCGGCTGCCGCCGACAAGGCGCAGAAGGGTGTGATGGAGTTGTTGCTGATCAACCATCCGCTCGACTGCCCGGTCTGCGACAAGGGCGGCGAGTGTCCTCTGCAGAATCAGGCCATGTCGAACGGGCGTACGGAGTCTCGTTTCGAAGAAGTCAAACGCACGTTCCCCAAGCCGATCCCACTGTCCTCGCAGGTGTTGCTGGACCGCGAGCGGTGCGTGCTCTGTGCCCGGTGCACGCGTTTCTCCCAGCAGGTGGCCGGCGATCCGTTCATCGAACTTCAGGAGCGGGGTGCGCTGCAGCAGGTCGGCATCTATGCCAAGGAACCGTTCGAGTCGTATTTTTCCGGCAACACCGTACAGATCTGTCCGGTCGGTGCGCTGACCGGTGCCGCGTACCGGTTCCGGGCGCGTCCGTTCGACCTCGTCTCCAGCCCGAGTGTCTGCGAGCACTGCTCGAGCGGTTGCGCGCAGCGCACCGACCATCGACGCGGCAAAGTGCTACGACGGTTGGCCGGTGACGATCCGCAGGTCAACGAGGAATGGAACTGTGACAAGGGGCGGTGGGCCTTCACCTACGCCACCGAGAGCGACCGTCTCACTACCCCGTTGATCCGCGACGACACGGGTGCTCTGGTGCCGGCTTCGTGGCCGGAAGCCCTCGCCGTCGCGGCCCGCGGGTTGGCGGCCGCACGCGGAAATGCAGGAGTTCTCGTCGGCGGGCGGGCCACGGTAGAAGACGCATACGCCTACGCCAAATTCGCCCGGGTTGCACTCGATTCCAACGACATCGACTTCAGGATCCGCGCACATTCGGTAGAAGAGGCCGAGTTCCTGGCGGCACGGGTCGCGGGCCGCGGACTGGAAGTGACTTACGACGATCTGGAGAAAGCACCGGCCGTCCTGCTCGTCGCGTTCGAGCCCGAAGAGGAGTCGCCCATTATTTTCTTGCGGCTCCGCAAGGCCGTACGCAAGAGCGGGCACAGCGTGTACTCGATGGCGCCCTTCACCACCCGCAGCCTGACGAAGATGTCGGGCCGGTTGCTGCGCGCGGTGCCGGGAGAGGAGGCGGCGTTGCTCGACGCGCTCGCCTCCCACCCGGAGACGAGACTCGACGAACAGGGCGCGGCACTCGCGGAGGCGTTGCGCCAACCCGGTGCGGTCATCCTGGTCGGTGAGCGCCTGGCGACCGTTCCCGGTGGGCTTTCCGCCGCAGCGCGCCTCGCCGACACCACGGGAGCCCGTCTGGCGTGGGTGCCGCGGCGGGCCGGTGAACGGGGTGCGGTCGACGCAGGCGCCCTGCCCACACTCCTACCCGGGGGTCGGCCTCTCGACGATCCGGAGTCCCGTCGACAGGTGGCGGAAATGTGGAACGTGCCCGAACTGCCGTCGACTCCCGGTCGTGGAACAGCAGAAATTCTGGCCGCGGCGGCAGCAGGCACGCTCGGTGCACTGGTGATTGCCGGGGTAGAGGTCAGCGATCTGCCCGATCCGCGGGCCGCCCTGTCGGCAGTCGAGGCGGCGGACTTCGTCGTCAGTCTGGAATTGCGCAGCAGCGAGGTGACCGAACGGGCGGACGTGGTCTTCCCCGTGGCACCAGTGGTGGAGAAACCGGGCACCTTCCTCGACTGGGAGGGCAGGCCGCGCGTGTTCGAGGCGGCCCTGCGTGGGACAGGGGCCATGCCCGACCAACGGGTCCTCGACGCCCTCGCTTCGGAGATGAACATCCGGCTCGGACTGCCGGATGCTGCGGCGGCACGCGCGGAACTGGGGCGGCTCGACCGCTGGGACGGGGAGCGACCGGCCGGGCCCGCGTATTCTCCGCTTGCGGTGTCCCAACCCGGACCCGGTGAAGCGGTTCTGGCGAGTTGGCGGATGCTCCTCGATTCCGGACGTCTGCAGGACGGGGAACCCCATCTGGCCGGGACCGCTCGAACACCGGTTGTCCGGTTGTCGGCCGCGTCGGCCGCCGAAATCGGTGCCGCCGAGGGTTCCTCGGTAACCGTGAGCACCGACCGGGGATCGGTCACCCTCCCGCTGGTTGTCACGGATCTGCCCGATCGAGTGGTGTGGCTTCCCCTCAACTCGCCGGAATCCGCAGTCTTCCGGCAACTCGCAGCCCCGATGGGAAGCGTCGTCCGCGTCGCGAACGCCGTCGGTGCCGAGGCGACGCGGTCGTCGCCGACGAATGCGCCCGAGGAGGTCTCGTGA
- the nuoF gene encoding NADH-quinone oxidoreductase subunit NuoF — protein sequence MPLTPVLSRYWDDPQSWTLDTYHRHDGYEALRKALKMQPDEVIDTIKDSGLRGRGGAGFPTGVKWGFIPQDDAKPHYLVVNADESEPGTCKDIPLMLATPHALVEGVIIAAYAIRASHAFIYLRGEVVPVLRRLQAAVSEAYAAGYLGRNILGSGYDLDLVVHAGAGAYICGEETAQLDSLEGRRGQPRLRPPFPAVAGLYACPTVVNNVESIASVPPILQNGVEWFRSMGTEKSPGFTLYSLSGHVSRPGQYEAPLGITLRELLEYAGGIRAGHQLKFWTPGGSSTPMFTDEHLDVPLDYEGVGAAGSMLGTKALQLFDETTCVVRAVLRWTEFYAHESCGKCTPCREGTYWLVQILQRLESGGGSETDLEKLLDISDNILGKSFCALGDGAASPIMSSLKYFRDEYLAHFEQGGCPFDPHQSTLMAGVPA from the coding sequence GTGCCGCTGACTCCTGTCCTCAGCCGGTACTGGGACGACCCCCAGTCCTGGACTCTCGACACTTACCACCGCCACGACGGGTACGAGGCGCTGCGCAAGGCGCTGAAGATGCAGCCGGACGAGGTCATCGACACGATCAAGGACTCGGGACTGCGGGGTCGTGGTGGTGCCGGATTCCCGACCGGGGTGAAGTGGGGTTTCATTCCGCAGGACGACGCCAAACCGCACTATCTGGTGGTCAATGCGGATGAGTCCGAGCCCGGCACCTGCAAGGACATTCCGTTGATGCTGGCCACCCCACACGCACTGGTCGAGGGCGTCATCATCGCCGCGTACGCTATTCGCGCCAGTCACGCCTTCATCTATCTGCGCGGTGAAGTGGTGCCTGTGCTGCGTCGCCTGCAGGCCGCGGTATCCGAGGCGTACGCCGCCGGGTACCTGGGCCGTAACATCCTCGGCAGCGGGTACGACCTCGACCTCGTCGTCCACGCGGGCGCCGGCGCGTACATTTGCGGTGAGGAAACTGCTCAGCTCGATTCCCTGGAAGGCCGTCGCGGACAACCCCGTTTGCGTCCCCCATTCCCCGCGGTGGCCGGGTTGTACGCCTGCCCGACGGTCGTCAACAACGTCGAATCGATCGCGAGCGTGCCGCCGATTCTGCAGAACGGGGTCGAGTGGTTCCGTTCGATGGGCACCGAAAAGTCACCCGGTTTCACTCTTTATTCGCTGTCCGGACACGTCAGCCGGCCCGGGCAGTACGAGGCGCCGCTCGGCATCACGTTGCGGGAGCTCTTGGAATATGCGGGGGGAATACGCGCCGGGCATCAGCTGAAATTCTGGACCCCCGGTGGTTCGTCGACCCCGATGTTCACCGACGAGCACCTCGACGTTCCGCTCGACTACGAAGGTGTGGGTGCTGCAGGATCGATGCTCGGCACCAAGGCTTTACAGCTGTTCGACGAAACCACCTGTGTGGTGCGCGCGGTGCTGCGCTGGACCGAATTCTATGCCCACGAATCATGCGGCAAGTGCACGCCCTGCCGGGAAGGTACGTACTGGCTGGTGCAGATTTTGCAGCGACTCGAAAGTGGGGGAGGTTCCGAGACCGACCTCGAGAAGTTGCTCGACATTTCCGACAACATCCTCGGAAAGTCGTTCTGTGCCCTCGGTGACGGGGCGGCAAGCCCGATCATGTCTTCCCTGAAGTACTTCCGGGACGAGTATCTCGCGCACTTCGAACAGGGCGGCTGCCCGTTCGATCCGCACCAGTCAACTCTCATGGCAGGAGTTCCCGCGTGA
- the nuoE gene encoding NADH-quinone oxidoreductase subunit NuoE yields MSSLPRSQSPAPATAASKSTPVFVEFGPRPEENNQLVWPGARESYPPEVRARLDGEAAEIIGRYPKPGAGPGERPQNTARSALLPLLHLVQAEDGYISPAGVDFCADQLGLTGAEVAAVATFYSMYRRSPTGDYFVGVCTNTLCAIMGGDAILAALEDHLGVRPGETTPDGKVTVEHIECNAACDFAPVVMVNWEFFDNQTPESARTLVDSLRSGEKVTPSRGAPLCTFRETARVLAGFPDERPGALEAGGGAGPATLAGLHVARELDMDAPSPPAGPSGSGPHAEIGKPLATESTKDKPAPAPSEPTPPHQSTSGTDPTRKGD; encoded by the coding sequence ATGAGCTCCCTGCCGAGAAGTCAGAGTCCGGCGCCCGCGACCGCAGCAAGCAAGAGCACACCGGTGTTCGTCGAGTTCGGACCACGGCCCGAGGAGAACAACCAACTCGTGTGGCCGGGTGCGCGGGAGAGTTATCCGCCGGAGGTGCGGGCCAGGTTGGACGGAGAGGCCGCGGAGATCATCGGCCGCTACCCGAAGCCCGGGGCGGGGCCAGGAGAGCGACCGCAGAACACTGCCCGGTCCGCGTTGCTGCCCCTGCTGCATTTGGTGCAGGCGGAGGACGGGTACATCAGTCCGGCGGGTGTGGACTTCTGCGCCGATCAGCTCGGTCTCACCGGGGCCGAGGTTGCGGCGGTGGCCACCTTCTATTCGATGTACCGGCGCTCTCCGACCGGTGACTACTTCGTCGGAGTCTGTACCAACACTTTGTGCGCGATCATGGGCGGTGACGCGATCCTTGCGGCGCTCGAGGATCACCTCGGTGTGCGACCGGGTGAGACGACGCCGGACGGCAAGGTCACGGTGGAGCACATCGAATGCAACGCGGCCTGCGACTTTGCTCCTGTCGTGATGGTCAACTGGGAATTCTTCGACAACCAGACCCCGGAGTCGGCCCGCACACTGGTGGATTCGCTGCGATCCGGTGAGAAGGTGACACCCAGCCGGGGAGCGCCGCTGTGCACGTTCCGCGAGACAGCTCGCGTGCTCGCCGGATTCCCCGACGAGCGACCGGGAGCGTTGGAAGCCGGCGGCGGCGCCGGCCCTGCCACCCTGGCCGGGTTGCACGTCGCCCGAGAGCTCGACATGGATGCGCCTTCCCCGCCGGCCGGGCCATCGGGGTCGGGGCCGCACGCCGAGATCGGCAAGCCGTTGGCGACGGAGTCGACGAAGGACAAGCCGGCTCCCGCACCGTCCGAGCCGACGCCGCCGCACCAATCCACCTCCGGGACCGACCCGACACGCAAGGGAGACTGA
- the nuoD gene encoding NADH dehydrogenase (quinone) subunit D codes for MGEGAARTERPEVMVTVAGQDWDEILAAARVPAEGTAQGTGEERIVVNMGPQHPSTHGVLRLILEIEGETVTEARCGIGYLHTGIEKNLEYRNWTQGVTFVTRMDYLSPFFNEAAYCLGVEKLLGVTDEIPERATVVRVMLMELNRISSHLVALATGGMELGAVTAMLFGFRERELILDVFETITGLRMNHAFIRPGGLAQDLPAGAVEKVRELLTVLPSRIRDMENLLNENRIWKARTEGIGYLDLTGCMALGITGPMLRATGLPHDLRKSEPYCGYENYEFDVCTHTGCDAYGRYLIRVDEMKESLKIVEQCLDRLRPGPIMIEDRKIAWPADLALDRDGLGNSTKHVRKIMDTSMEGLIHHFKLVTEGFRVPPGQVYVAVESPRGELGVHMVSDGGTRPYRVHYRDPSFTNLQAVAAMCEGGMVSDVIAAVASIDPVMGGVDR; via the coding sequence ATGGGCGAGGGTGCGGCGCGGACGGAGCGACCGGAGGTGATGGTCACTGTCGCCGGGCAGGATTGGGACGAGATTCTTGCGGCGGCGAGGGTGCCTGCGGAGGGTACCGCGCAGGGGACGGGCGAGGAGCGGATCGTCGTCAACATGGGGCCTCAGCATCCCTCTACGCATGGTGTTTTGAGGCTCATCCTGGAGATCGAGGGTGAGACGGTCACCGAGGCGCGCTGTGGAATCGGCTACTTGCACACGGGGATCGAGAAGAACCTGGAGTACCGGAACTGGACTCAGGGTGTCACGTTCGTGACGCGGATGGATTATTTGTCTCCGTTTTTCAATGAGGCGGCGTACTGCCTGGGTGTGGAGAAGTTGCTGGGGGTCACCGACGAGATCCCGGAGCGGGCCACGGTTGTCCGGGTGATGCTGATGGAACTCAACCGCATTTCGTCGCATTTGGTGGCGTTGGCGACGGGTGGCATGGAATTGGGTGCCGTCACCGCGATGTTGTTCGGTTTTCGTGAGCGTGAGCTGATCCTCGATGTTTTCGAGACCATCACCGGTCTTCGGATGAATCATGCTTTCATTCGGCCGGGTGGGCTGGCTCAGGATCTTCCGGCCGGCGCTGTCGAGAAGGTTCGTGAGTTGCTGACGGTGCTGCCGTCACGGATTCGGGACATGGAGAACCTGCTCAACGAGAACCGGATCTGGAAGGCCCGCACCGAGGGGATCGGCTATTTGGATCTCACGGGTTGTATGGCGCTGGGGATCACCGGTCCGATGCTTCGTGCCACCGGCTTGCCGCACGACCTGCGGAAGTCGGAACCTTACTGTGGGTACGAGAATTATGAGTTCGACGTCTGTACCCATACCGGTTGTGATGCGTACGGCCGGTATCTGATTCGGGTGGACGAGATGAAGGAGTCGCTGAAGATCGTCGAGCAGTGCCTCGACCGGTTACGCCCCGGCCCCATCATGATCGAGGACAGGAAGATCGCCTGGCCGGCGGATCTCGCGTTGGATCGTGACGGATTGGGAAACTCCACCAAGCACGTGCGCAAGATCATGGACACCTCGATGGAGGGGTTGATCCACCATTTCAAGTTGGTGACCGAGGGTTTCCGGGTGCCGCCCGGCCAGGTCTATGTGGCGGTGGAATCGCCGCGAGGAGAACTGGGCGTGCACATGGTCAGCGATGGTGGCACCCGCCCGTATCGGGTGCACTACCGCGACCCCTCGTTTACCAACCTGCAGGCGGTGGCCGCCATGTGTGAGGGCGGCATGGTGTCGGACGTGATCGCCGCGGTCGCCAGCATCGATCCCGTCATGGGCGGAGTGGACCGATGA